The Chengkuizengella sediminis DNA window AGTCTGAGTATCATAACCTAACACACCAATACTATCAAAGTTAGTACCAGTTAGTCCTACCTCTCTTAATTCATTTAACACTATATAATTACTAGCAAAACTTCCTTCCTGCTCTAAATATCTATAAAGTATGGTAACAACTTCTGCTCTCGTAGTAGTTCTATCTAACCCAGCACTACCATCAGGGAACCCTGAAATAAGACCAGTCCCTTTAGCAATAGCCAAATAAGGAACTTCTTCTTCATTAAAGCCTTCATTATAAAACTCAGCAAAAGGGAGTATAGTGTGCTGCGTATCATGGTAGGCAAACCTAAAACTCGGATTAGACTGTATCAATCCATTAACTAACCACTTTGTCATTTCCCATCTAGTCAAAATTTCATTAAATCCAAATTCGTTTCCATAATCAGATTCATCAATAATTCCAGAATTTACAAGTCTGTAAACACTTCCACTAGCCCAATGACCTGAATCGATAAATCCGACAGGGCTTTGATTTGTCTTTAATTTACTAACCCTAGAAACAAGTGCTGCAAACTCAGCTCTTGTTATTTCACTATCTGGCCTAAATGTTCCATCTTGATAACCTGCCACATAACCATCTTCAACAGCCTTTAATATATTATTTTCTGCCCAATGACCCTCAACATCGGTGATTTCTGCTGAAGAAATACTTACTTCTTTAATTTTATTATTTTGATAATTTGTTTTTTTAACTATGGGTTGTGAAGAAACATTCATTAAACCTATTTGATCATTATCGATTCCCTTAGCTAGAGTCGTATTACTCATACTCATTAAAGATAGTACCAAACACCCTGTAATTATCTTCTTCATACCTTATTTATCCCCACTTTTCTACTCTTTTTGAAACTATGTAACCTTCAGGCTACTATTAAACTTCCTACCTTATAAAGTGATTCCCTTCATTTTCAAAACACTTACTAGAACTTTAACTCCTATTAAGTACCTTATATATCCCGATAAATTCATTGTTTTATCATTTCATAACCAACTTAAGCCTAATATTTTTTTGCTTGTTCAACATTAATTAATTTAACTTCGTAATCGTCATAAAGATCATCCCAGTCCTCATTATTGTAAAGAGAGTATTCTACTCCAACTTTGGTTAACTTCTGTATATCAATTGTAATGAGTTGTGTTACTTTCCCTTCATTTTCACCTGATTTTATAAATGTTTTTTCTACAGTTGAACAAGATTTTAATCTCTTTTTAAGTTCATCAAGTTCCTTTACTTGTTCTCTTAGATTATCAAAATCCTCGATAGATATATTTACTGTTCCTTTAATATTCATTTCACTTTCTCCTTTCGGTGACTGAACTTTTAAACTCTTTTTCCATAAAAATCATTTTTGACTAAACACGATCCTGTAATTTCTTTTGTCATTTTTTCTATCCTCTCATAGTAGTCTTGGAAGTCAATCAATCACTAACCTAAAAACGGAGTTATAATGAACAATAATCCAGAGCAAATCAACAAGTCTCGTAGTAAGTGATCGTTATAGTCTGTTAAGTACTTATAGATTCATTTAAAAAATATACTCGTCGTATTGATGACATTTCCATCATTGTTTGAATATGCTCTGATTGATGTTTAATATCAAAACTTTGCTTTTCATTTAAGACAAAAATGCCACCAGTATATGAACTATAGTTTTTGTTTTCTTCTATTACAACCCCTATTTCACATGCGATATCTGAAAATGATTCTTCATATTTCAAACTACGTTTAGGTGATAAATACAACATCGCTAAGTTGGCTAGTTCTTTATTTTCTTCCATCGTACAGATCTTCGTTATTTCATTTACAAGCGTCTCATCATATATTGAAAGATAATCGTTTATATCAAGTATATCTTCTCTTAAAATGTTTAATAGAGGTTTTGATTCCAATTCTATGTCTTCTTTTATGACTCTTTTATATATTTCTTTTAAAATAAGATCTTTCCCAACAACAAAAGGATGCCCAAAGCCATTCTTATATAACGTTTTCTTCATACTTATCATACATTCAATTTCTGGAACACCATCCACATTTATCATCAGCTTATCCTCTTTAAAACGAAGTGAATCAGTTAAACGGTTTATATCAAAAGGTCTGATTTGAATCCTAGAATAATATAAATCTCGATTCCAAAAATCTAACTGATCTAATGAGAGTGCACCGAAAAGAATTTCTTCAATCATTTTATATGCTCCATCACCTTTTAACACATGTGATACATCTTCCAACAAATTTGGTGTACGCATTAAAATATTTGTGATGTCTTCACTTTCTTCTATGATTCGTATAGACAAATCACCGTGATCATGCCCTGATATACTTTGAAAGCAATGCGAAAATGGACCGTGACCGATATCATGTAATAGGGCGGAAACAGTGGCCACTTTTAACTCATACGATGATAGGGTAATCTCATTGCTCTTCATGAGTTTGGATAAAACTTGTTTACTTAATTCATAAACACCTAATGAATGCTGAAACCTCGTATGTACTGCTTTTTCTTGAAGAAAAAAAGTATTTCCTTGCTGTTTGATTGAGGATAACCTTTGAAATGCTTTTGATTGTATTAAATCTATAATGTCATTATCTTCAATTTGAATCGTTTTATATATAGGGTCTGTGAATTGCATGTTAACCTCCACTCTTTTTCTCTTTATTTCAATATACATCAATTCCGTTATTCATATCTCAAATCAATTATATATACAAAAAGAATATCAAAAAAATCATTTTGTATTTGGGATTTGATTTATATAATTTTCTAATGTACCGTCAAACGGGAAACGTTTGTTTTTTAAGTTTAACTGTAAATCATCTAATGTCTCCCATACTTTGTTCACAACTTCTGCTGGGTAATTATATTTCATTTGATGGGTTTCAAATTCATCTTCATCAAGCACCTTCCACTTGCCATCTCTTTTTACAAAATCTATATCTAAGTCAATAAATGTGAGCAATCCTTTTTTATAATTAGACGGTTTGGCAATGTTACAATAAATATCTCTTGGTTTTCTGTTTTCCACTTCCATAGAAATGGTATACCACTCTTTAAAAGGATAAAGTTCTATCCACCAATTATTAGCAGTAAAAACTATATTTTTAGTATAATGTTTAATTTCAGTTTCTGGATAAGAAAGTATGACAACATATTCATCGTTTAAATCCAACACTTCAGACTGCCATGTATAATGTGGTTTACCATCGTATTTCTGTGCTTGTATAGTGATCACGAATTTAACCTCCAAACATAAAAAACTTCGATTTAAATCCATTTAACTCATCGAGTTTTACATGATTTATTATACCTTTAAACCTTGACTTGAGCTATGCTGAGGAAACCTTTGCTTTTAAATCTAGAATTAATATAATAGTATTTAGGTTAAAGTGAGGTGAAATCATTGCAAATAGATGGTTCTATTGTCTTTCAACTATTCTCATTTCTTATTTTATTTATGATCCCAGTGGTTATTGTATATTTCATACGTGTATCAAGAAGAAAAAAACAGCAGTTGGATTCAATCGAGGAAAAATTAAATAAAGTATTAAATGATACTAATAAGTAATAAACAAACTAAAAAGCCACTTAGTACGATCATGAGTAGAGTTTTAATCTATTCATTCATACTTTAGTGGCTTTTTAAAATACGTTTATAATTTTAAATCATAATTTCTAGTTAACTAAATATATTATTCTATTTATGCAAAATCAACATCGATCTGAGCTCTTTGTAAATCTCCACTGTAATCGATATAAATTGTTTTCCACTCACTGAAGGTGTCTAGAGCTGCTTGCCCAGCTTCACGTTTACCATTCCCAGTATTTTTTGTGCCACCAAATGGCATTTGAATCTCAGCCCCAGAGGTACTGTGGTTAATATATACGATTCCCGTATCCACTTTTCGAACTGCTTTTAATGCTTTACTCAAGTCTCTAGTAAAGATAGCTGAAGATAATCCATAATCTACAGAATTATTCACTTCAATAGCCTCGTCAAAAGTGTCTACAGAAATAATAGATAAAATAGGACCAAAAATTTCTTCAGTTGCAAATGCACTTGAAGGTGATACAGGTCCAATGACGGTAGGCTCAAAATAGTATCCTTCGTCACCTATCTTATTTCCACCACAATGGATTGGAACTCCATCCTTTTTAGCTATGTCTACATATTGCTCAACTCTTTTTAATGCTTGGCTATTAATTAATGGACCCACGTTCACATCATGTTTTATCCCATTTCCGATTTTTAATTGTGCTACTTCCTCTAATAATAGTGGTGTTAGTTCTTCTAAAACAGATTTTTGAACAATGATACGACTAGTAGAAGTACATCTTTGTCCTGTAGTTCCAAAAGCACCCCAAGCAATTGCACGAGCAGCTAAAGGTAAATCTGCATCTTCCAATACAATAATAGCATTTTTCCCTCCTAATTCTAGGGAAACTTGCTTATGATTTGAAGCACATGCTTGATAAACCTTTTGTCCTACATGTGTTGATCCTGTAAAAGAAATTAAGGATACATCAGGATGTGAAACTAATGCTTCCCCAACTTTCTCTTCTCCACCAACTACTAAATTAATAACCCCTTCAGGTAACCCAGCATTCATCATACATTTTACAAATTCTGCTGCGATTCCTGAAGTATTTGGTGAAGGCTTCCAAACGACGGTATTTCCCACGATTAGGGATGGGAATATTTTCCACGATGGTACAGCAACAGGGAAATTAAACGCTGAAATCGCACCTATGACCCCTAATGGCTCTCTTATTGCCATTGCCATTTTATTAGGAAGCTCTGAAGGAACAACTTCTCCACTTAACCTTCTTCCTTCTCCTCCCATATAATAAGCCATATCAATCGCTTCTTGTATCTCTCCTTCAGATTCCGTGATCACTTTTCCCATTTCTAAAGTCATCAATTCACTAAGCTCTTGTTTTCTTTTCTTTAGTTCCTCCGCAATTTTGAATAACATTTCTCCTCTTTTAGGGGGTGGGAAACTTGACCACTCTTTAAATGCTCTTTTAGAAGATTCAACAGCACGCTGCACATCCACCTCAGTTGCAATGTTTACAGTAGAGACAGGTTCCAACGTTGCAGGATTAATATTTGTGATCGTGTTGTCATTGAATTCATCCCATTTTCCATCAATAAAATTGCTTACTTTTAGAACATTATTATTATTCATCATATCCACCCTTTTTAACTTTATATAGTATCAACCTTATGACTTTACAGTTTCCACAGACTCAATAACTTCAGTAATAATGGATAATGCCTCATCTAGTTGTTCATTGGTAATAACTAAAGGGCATAAAAATCTTAATACATTTCCATATATACCAGCTTTAAATAAAATCACACCTCTTTGAACACATTCTTGAATAATTCTTGTGGTTTGTTCAGTAGCTGGCTCTCTAGTAGAATGGTCATTCACTAATTCGATCGCGACCATAGCTCCAACTCCTCTGATCTCACCCACTAAAGAAGATTTCTCAGAAATAGCTTCAAATGTCGCTCTTATTTTTCCACCAATTTCGTTAGCTCTATGTCCTAAATCCAACTTATCGTACGCTTCTAATACTGCAAGTCCTGCAGAACAAGCAACAGGATTTCCTACAAATGTTCCTCCGATTGCACCATCACCAGCTGCATCCATAATTTCTGCCTTCCCTATTACACCTGATAAAGGTAACCCTGCAGCAATAGATTTGCCTACTGTAATTAAGTCAGGTTCTAACCCAAAATGCTCTGATGCAAAAAATCTCCCTGTTCTTCCAAATCCAGTCTGTACTTCATCAACGATAAAAAGAATACCTAAGTCTTTACATAATTGTTGTACTCGATTTAAATACCCAATAGGAGGTACGATAAATCCAGCTTCACCTTGAATCGGTTCGATAATGACAGCTGCTGTTTCTTCTGCAGCGACTCTATATTCAAACACATTTTTCAATTGCTCTATAGCAATATCACATACTTCTTCTTCATTTGGATGACCAGGCCAACGGTAAGTATAAGGATAAGGAATTCGATAAACATCTGAAGCAAAAGGCCCCATTTCTGCTTTATATGGTCTTACTTTACTAGTTAGAGTAAGAGCCATGTATGTCCTACCATGAAAAGCACCTTCAAAACAAATAACTGCTTTTTTGCCCGTATATTTTCTAGCAATTTTCACAGCACTTTCTACAGCTTCAGCACCAGAATTTAAAAAACAAGCTTTTTTATGAAATGTTCCAGGAGCTTTTGTACATAGCTTTTCTGCTAAATCAATATAGGGTTCGTAGGGGATAACTGTAAAATCAGTATGTGTATATTTTTTACTAGTTTCGATGATCTGATCAACAACTAATGGGTTGCTGTGTCCTACATTTAGAGAACCCACACCACCAGCCAAGTCTATAAAAGTATTATCATCTATGTCTCTAATAACAGCACCATTGGCTTCTTTAATAATAGAGGGGACTAGGCTTTTTTTTACTTTTGCTTCAGCAACAAACCGTTCCATTTTATCCATAATTACTTTTGATTTTGGTCCCGGTAAATCAGTTTTTATGTTTGCATATGTCAAAATAAATCACCTCTTATATTTTTTGCTTAGTACCATTTGATTACAGCCTTCTTTCCAGTTATACGTAAGATAACACCCCCAAATAAACCACTATTCCTTAAAGGTAAGAGGTTAACAATCAACTAAATTGTCTAGTAGTTTCATATTCAATTTGTAAATCTAATCTTATCGCTTTATGAATCATGTATATTAATAAATACGTTTTTCACAGAAAAAAAGAACATGTATAAAGTACATTTTCTTTCATAAAAAATACTGACTTTAGTGTTTAGAACAAACCTTGATCTACCATTAATTTTGTAAGCCCTTTCATAATTATTCCTACGATTAGAAAGTACAAAAAGAACGACACGCAAGTATATATCCTCACCTTTAATTACTTATATTTTAATTTAATACAAGCTAATGGTCAATCATTATTTTCCATATCACTGGATAAATTAACAATATATTACTTTAACGCATTCTAGCTTTATAACTTTATAAAACTACCTTATTAATCTACTAAAAATGCCACCAAACAATTAAATTAACTAACTTTTCGTAGCTTAGGTGACATTTAAACACTTATTTTTCTGTTACAATCATATCTTCTCTTATTTGTGTTAATATTTCACCTAACCAATTCGTACCTTTCCAGGTTTTTCGATTTAATATTTTAGGATTATCCTCACTTAAGCCTACTCCCCATATTGGATCTACTGGACTAGCTTCTACTATGGTGGTTCCTTTCGTTTCAAGTAGTTTTTGTTTTAACTGTTTGTTTTGCGTAAACTTTGCAAAATTCCCATCGTAAACAATCTTTTTGCAATTTGATTCCCATATTTCTTGGTCAAAATTTTTCACTTTTCTCCCTAATTTTTTTTGATCACTCGGTGAGGAGCTCTTTAGTATCTTTTCTGCGATTAGATGATCCTCAAATAACTTTGCTTTCATAAACATCATGTATTGTTCTGTACAATTAAATAGAATTTGATCTACTATAAAATTACATTTGTGCCATTGTGAAAATGGAGATGCGGTTCTCCAAAAAAATGTGAATTTTTCCATTCTTTTTATATCCCCCTATTAAATTATGTTTTTAACCTTTTTTCTAATGCTACATTAAGAATCAAGTGTACTAAATTATGATCATTTATAACATAAGGTACTTCACTAGGCTCAACCCATATTCTTGAAATGGATTCATTTTCACGGTTAAAGGGCAAACATTCTGTTATATTCATACTATAAAATAATTGGTATCCTATTTTCGGATATTTCCCATTAGGGTCATACATAGGATTTTCCGCTTGATTGACTTCAATCATTCCTAAATATTCACAATCCCCTTTAACATATCCTTCTTCCAATACTTCTCTATGTAAAGCTTGTTCAGGAGTTTCACCTTCGTCTACATGTCCTCCCGGATGATTAAATCCTCTTCCTTTAATTTTTACTAATAGAACTTTATGACCTTTAATACAGATACTGTGTACACTAGTTACTTTATCTAGAGGAGGTAATTTATTAGTAGGAATCCAAGTTAGTTTTACTTTGTGTCCATCCCAATTTACATATATACAATTATTACTCAATGTTCTCATACCTCAAAACTTCAGATAGAGATGGACACTCTTCCCTAAGAAGTGATAACAGATCTACATCCTGATATGTTCCTCTTAAAAATACGGCTTTTCTTTTCACTCCTTCAAACTTATATCCACACTTTTCAGCTACTTTGCGACTCCCAATGTTATTGACATTCACAATAATTTCCAGACGTTGAATTGGTTTTAATTCAAATAAATAAGCAGAAAAAATACGGAGTGCTTCAGAAGTTATCCCTTTTCCCATATTTTCTTTTTTATATATTTGATACCCAATTTCATATCCTTGCATATATTTATCATTTTTAAAATATATAATATCTCCTAATATACTGCCTGCTTTATCAGTAATCAGCATTCTACCATACTCTTCATTCCAATAGCCTGTTTCTTTAAACTTTTTTTGAAAATCTGGCTGAGATGGCAAATGAAGTGGTAAATACTCCCCTCTCTCGGATAAATCATTGGTAAGTTTAAATAACTCCTCAAGATCTTTTTCTTTAATTGTTCTAAGTATAATATTTTTCCCTTCTATCATAATATGATGTCCTCCTAATCATTTACTCAATACTCCATTTGGTTCTACGATAAGTAATAAACTTTTTTTCCTGAGCTCTGCCTTTGTATCGATCTTGATTATTTAATAGTTCATCCATATTATAAAATTTCCCTATTCCATAATAAATAGGTAGGGAAAATCCACGTTCTTAAAACTTATAGTGAAATATATATTAGTAAATTAAATCCTCACAAACCTCTAAATTATTCTCATTACAATGGCTACGATATTTGTGCAAAACAGTATAAACATCATCTTGTCCAATGATCGTATTATCATCATCAAAGTATTGAAGAGTGCCACCTAAAATAAACAAAGAAACAACCTCTTCATCTAATGTGATAAATGTATGGATATCTCCAGGTGGTTCAAATATAAATGTTCCTGGTTTTGCAATCCAATCCCTTTCAGCATATCTCCATTCCCCTGCTAGGGTATATCCAATCACACTCCCACCTGTATGTCTGTGGCGAGCGAGCACTTTATTAGGTTTTATCTTAAATAAATACGTCCATGTCCCTGTATTTAAATCAAATCTTAAAGGTTTAAAATAACTGTTGCCATCGTCAAAAGGTACCCAAGGTAAGTCTTCCATATTAAATACTCTTTCGGAGAATTGAAATTTTTCTGCAAGGTTAATAACATCTTCTCGAATTAATGGTTCCATCATCGTATCCTTTCTATCATTTTTTGAATCTCATTTAACATATAATCGGCGAATTCATTTAGTACTTGATGACTATAGTCCAATCCTGTTAAGTCACTCATATATACATTCACTGCATTTTCTACTACATTATGATATTGAGTTGGGAGGTTTTCTTTGCCCCACTCCCCACCTTCAAGTTTTGAACAAATCACATTCTCTTTCAAATAATATAAAACCCTACACAAATTTAAAATAATATAAACTGGATCTTCTAAGATCTCACTCTTTGCATTACAAACATCGTAATATATAGAGTTAATATAGACTTCTCTCGGTACTTCATTAAATACCTCTTCTATTTCTTTCCCATATAAACAAATCCCTCTATGGACAACTATATTTAACTGAGCTGCTAAATCTGGATCTTCAGAATCACCACAAATATAATTATGATCAGATAAATATCTGTCTCTATGAAAATTAGAATAATGAAGTTCAAATGGTGTTGGATACACAACTTTTTTTGCATATTCCTCTAAAATTATGCTCATCTCTATTCCCTTTGGAGGTACATTTTCTAAATGAATAATTGCATTAATCAATTCTTTTTTTGTATTTAGTAGGATAGGTTTATTTACTACAACTAGAAAATCTATATCACTTGACGGGTTATAACAATCCATCGCTAATGAACCATGTAAATATATGCCCACAAGATTTTCGTCTAATATATTTTTATATCGCTCTATTACCATATTTAATATTTTAAAAGGGTCCAAGTTCTCACCTCATTTTACAAATAAATTTTTAATCATTAAATAAATGTTATTAACCATAATCAATCCAGAATGTCGCTTTTTCTATAGCCATTTTTCCAAATCCGTGTTTTCTATAATTTTCGTGAATGACTACATTTTCTATCAATCCATATGGTCTAGAACTTCTAGTTAAGTTTTTAACGATGACTAAAAACACACGATGAAACGATTTTCTCTTGGTGTGTTACGACAATAATTTTCATATAATCATCCAACATGATCTCATTCCAATGGTTATATAAATGTTCGTCTTTATGAAGTTCAGGGTCTTGAGGATTTAGAAATTTGTATAACAATAAAAGGTCATCTAATTCATCTTACTGAATTAATCTAGCTTCAGCCATATTCATATCACCTTCTTTATAAAATATTAAACCGGTATTCATATGTGAAATGAATGAAATTAAACGATTTTCTTTGCGTCTTTGGGAAGGTTTTGAACTTTTTTAAGATATTCAGTTACTTTTTCATCATCTTCAATTGGATATTCATAACCAAGATGCTCTGCTGTGTCCAATCCTAGTTTTCTAAATAATTTTCCTGCTTCAAAAAGCGATTCCCAAATT harbors:
- a CDS encoding S-layer homology domain-containing protein, yielding MKKIITGCLVLSLMSMSNTTLAKGIDNDQIGLMNVSSQPIVKKTNYQNNKIKEVSISSAEITDVEGHWAENNILKAVEDGYVAGYQDGTFRPDSEITRAEFAALVSRVSKLKTNQSPVGFIDSGHWASGSVYRLVNSGIIDESDYGNEFGFNEILTRWEMTKWLVNGLIQSNPSFRFAYHDTQHTILPFAEFYNEGFNEEEVPYLAIAKGTGLISGFPDGSAGLDRTTTRAEVVTILYRYLEQEGSFASNYIVLNELREVGLTGTNFDSIGVLGYDTQTTELKEVIGKKIVSRENLITATIHNYIFVKYENGIATGIYDPMFVDLQKETNSNYTGIVAYVDLSYEVSRDISSSLTLSNYLPYIYGGWLGTKPDNFNLSTVTSEDYLKAGKVHRVWTNFSISDFSNEIITEDGTRVAFGPEN
- a CDS encoding HD domain-containing protein; this encodes MQFTDPIYKTIQIEDNDIIDLIQSKAFQRLSSIKQQGNTFFLQEKAVHTRFQHSLGVYELSKQVLSKLMKSNEITLSSYELKVATVSALLHDIGHGPFSHCFQSISGHDHGDLSIRIIEESEDITNILMRTPNLLEDVSHVLKGDGAYKMIEEILFGALSLDQLDFWNRDLYYSRIQIRPFDINRLTDSLRFKEDKLMINVDGVPEIECMISMKKTLYKNGFGHPFVVGKDLILKEIYKRVIKEDIELESKPLLNILREDILDINDYLSIYDETLVNEITKICTMEENKELANLAMLYLSPKRSLKYEESFSDIACEIGVVIEENKNYSSYTGGIFVLNEKQSFDIKHQSEHIQTMMEMSSIRRVYFLNESIST
- a CDS encoding DUF402 domain-containing protein, coding for MITIQAQKYDGKPHYTWQSEVLDLNDEYVVILSYPETEIKHYTKNIVFTANNWWIELYPFKEWYTISMEVENRKPRDIYCNIAKPSNYKKGLLTFIDLDIDFVKRDGKWKVLDEDEFETHQMKYNYPAEVVNKVWETLDDLQLNLKNKRFPFDGTLENYINQIPNTK
- a CDS encoding aldehyde dehydrogenase family protein, giving the protein MMNNNNVLKVSNFIDGKWDEFNDNTITNINPATLEPVSTVNIATEVDVQRAVESSKRAFKEWSSFPPPKRGEMLFKIAEELKKRKQELSELMTLEMGKVITESEGEIQEAIDMAYYMGGEGRRLSGEVVPSELPNKMAMAIREPLGVIGAISAFNFPVAVPSWKIFPSLIVGNTVVWKPSPNTSGIAAEFVKCMMNAGLPEGVINLVVGGEEKVGEALVSHPDVSLISFTGSTHVGQKVYQACASNHKQVSLELGGKNAIIVLEDADLPLAARAIAWGAFGTTGQRCTSTSRIIVQKSVLEELTPLLLEEVAQLKIGNGIKHDVNVGPLINSQALKRVEQYVDIAKKDGVPIHCGGNKIGDEGYYFEPTVIGPVSPSSAFATEEIFGPILSIISVDTFDEAIEVNNSVDYGLSSAIFTRDLSKALKAVRKVDTGIVYINHSTSGAEIQMPFGGTKNTGNGKREAGQAALDTFSEWKTIYIDYSGDLQRAQIDVDFA
- the gabT gene encoding 4-aminobutyrate--2-oxoglutarate transaminase; the protein is MTYANIKTDLPGPKSKVIMDKMERFVAEAKVKKSLVPSIIKEANGAVIRDIDDNTFIDLAGGVGSLNVGHSNPLVVDQIIETSKKYTHTDFTVIPYEPYIDLAEKLCTKAPGTFHKKACFLNSGAEAVESAVKIARKYTGKKAVICFEGAFHGRTYMALTLTSKVRPYKAEMGPFASDVYRIPYPYTYRWPGHPNEEEVCDIAIEQLKNVFEYRVAAEETAAVIIEPIQGEAGFIVPPIGYLNRVQQLCKDLGILFIVDEVQTGFGRTGRFFASEHFGLEPDLITVGKSIAAGLPLSGVIGKAEIMDAAGDGAIGGTFVGNPVACSAGLAVLEAYDKLDLGHRANEIGGKIRATFEAISEKSSLVGEIRGVGAMVAIELVNDHSTREPATEQTTRIIQECVQRGVILFKAGIYGNVLRFLCPLVITNEQLDEALSIITEVIESVETVKS
- a CDS encoding NADAR family protein: MEKFTFFWRTASPFSQWHKCNFIVDQILFNCTEQYMMFMKAKLFEDHLIAEKILKSSSPSDQKKLGRKVKNFDQEIWESNCKKIVYDGNFAKFTQNKQLKQKLLETKGTTIVEASPVDPIWGVGLSEDNPKILNRKTWKGTNWLGEILTQIREDMIVTEK
- a CDS encoding NUDIX domain-containing protein, whose translation is MSNNCIYVNWDGHKVKLTWIPTNKLPPLDKVTSVHSICIKGHKVLLVKIKGRGFNHPGGHVDEGETPEQALHREVLEEGYVKGDCEYLGMIEVNQAENPMYDPNGKYPKIGYQLFYSMNITECLPFNRENESISRIWVEPSEVPYVINDHNLVHLILNVALEKRLKT
- a CDS encoding GNAT family N-acetyltransferase; its protein translation is MIEGKNIILRTIKEKDLEELFKLTNDLSERGEYLPLHLPSQPDFQKKFKETGYWNEEYGRMLITDKAGSILGDIIYFKNDKYMQGYEIGYQIYKKENMGKGITSEALRIFSAYLFELKPIQRLEIIVNVNNIGSRKVAEKCGYKFEGVKRKAVFLRGTYQDVDLLSLLREECPSLSEVLRYENIE
- a CDS encoding 2,4'-dihydroxyacetophenone dioxygenase family protein, producing the protein MMEPLIREDVINLAEKFQFSERVFNMEDLPWVPFDDGNSYFKPLRFDLNTGTWTYLFKIKPNKVLARHRHTGGSVIGYTLAGEWRYAERDWIAKPGTFIFEPPGDIHTFITLDEEVVSLFILGGTLQYFDDDNTIIGQDDVYTVLHKYRSHCNENNLEVCEDLIY
- a CDS encoding aminoglycoside adenylyltransferase domain-containing protein, coding for MDPFKILNMVIERYKNILDENLVGIYLHGSLAMDCYNPSSDIDFLVVVNKPILLNTKKELINAIIHLENVPPKGIEMSIILEEYAKKVVYPTPFELHYSNFHRDRYLSDHNYICGDSEDPDLAAQLNIVVHRGICLYGKEIEEVFNEVPREVYINSIYYDVCNAKSEILEDPVYIILNLCRVLYYLKENVICSKLEGGEWGKENLPTQYHNVVENAVNVYMSDLTGLDYSHQVLNEFADYMLNEIQKMIERIR
- a CDS encoding GNAT family N-acetyltransferase, which codes for MFLVIVKNLTRSSRPYGLIENVVIHENYRKHGFGKMAIEKATFWIDYG